In Spirosoma sp. KUDC1026, the sequence TTTCAGGGGTTTCTCCAGGTATTTAGCGCCTTCCTGAATTGCCATCCGGCCCGCTACTTCCGACATCGGAACCAGCAACGGCAGGCTGCGATCCGGCCGTTCTACGGTTTCGTAAGCCAGACAAACAGCACCTTTTGCCAGCATAGCATTGGTCAGCTCTTCGGAAGAAGCAAAGTGGAAATACGTGAACAGAAGCTGGTCTTCTTTGATCAGATCGTATTCAGCCGCGATAGGCTCTTTTACTTTCATGATCATTTCAGCAATGCCGTACACTTCCTCAATGGTTGGAAGCATGATGGCACCGGCCTCAATGTATTCTTCATCCTGAAAACCGCTGCCTTCACCTGCGTTTACCTGTACGTAGACAGTATGTCCGGCTTTACGCAGTTCTGTAACACCGGCCGGCGTTAAGGCGACGCGGTTCTCGTTGTTTTTTATCTCCTTGGGAACACCAATAACCATAACTACTCGGCGTTGGAAAAGTCTCTGATTTGATGATGTAAAGGTACTAGGTGCCTACTTATTTTCTAGCATACGCTATCTATTCAGGAAAAAAGACTAAAATTGATGTATTGGTAGAATTTTAGTCTAAGTAGACTAGCCCAGCTACCGAAATGCCGAACAAATTCCGCTATGGAAAATCTTGATAAAACTGACCTCGCTATTCTGGAGCTTCTGCAGACCGATGCACACCTGACCATTCAGGAAATCGGGCAGCGGATCAATCTTTCTAAAACACCCGTTCACGAACGAATTAAGCGGCTGGAGCGACTGGGTGTAATTGATCGGTACGTAACGCTTCTCGACAAAAAAAAGACAGGGAATCAGTTAACGGCTTTCTGCCAGGTAACGCTCGATCGGCAAACCCGCGATGCCTTCACGGATTTTGATGCGGTAATCAGTCAGCTTCCCGAGGTGCTGGAGTGTAATCGCGTATCGGGCATGTTCGATTACCTGATAAAGATCGTCAGCCGCGACATGGAAAGCTACAACCGATTCTATCAGGAACATTTATCCGTCATACCGGGAGCGCTTCAGATCAACAGTTTTTTTGTGATGTCGGAGATCAAAAACACAACCATTCTGCCGCTGGAGGGGCGATAATTCACCCTCGAATGCGCAGATCCGAAACAATGGCCCGATGGTCGGAGCCCGGCTGATCGAGTGTCCACATAAACATGGGTATGCATAGCGTGTTACCAAATACGTGATCGAGCGGCAGGAGTGGAAATGGCAGAAAACTGGGCCAGGTCGGCTGAGTCATTGTCCGGCGGCCGGCGTGTAGGAGTTGCTTGTTACGTATGTCGGCGGGCGAATCCAGAAAAATATCCTTGTAGATTGGCGAAAACATGGTGATGTTGAAGTCGCCAATGAGTACGGTTGGTAGCGCGTTATGCCGGGTAATCCGGGCGGCTTCGGTGAGCTGCTCATTTCGCTCGCTGAACCAAGACGGTAGCACCGGCGTACGCGGATGAACCGTCACCAGCGATAGTGTTTTGCCACGTATTTCGGTCGTCAGGTTGATGATACGCATCGATTTTGCCAGCTTCCGGTCGACACGAATTGGTGTCCTGCTGCCCACCAGCGTCCAGCAGGGACCTTTCGACCAGCAGGCAAACCAGTGAGGAAACTCCCGCCGTAGCTTTGTCGTAACAAGTCGAATGGTATGCAGCTGCATTTCCTGGAGTACGTACAGATCAGCTCGCTGGTTATGGATCAAATCAACGGTTGTCTTGTACTCGTCGCGGGTGAATAGCACATTAGCGTGAACTATTCGGGCGTCGCCCAGCGGTGCGTGCGGTGGGGTTGATAAATCGCCTACTGACCAGAAACCATTAATAGGAAGAAGGTAAATACCCATTAACGCGGCTATCTGGACTGAGGAAGGTGCATAAGGTTCACCACCGAAAAGCCTGAATACAGCGCTTAGAAGAACAAGCCCTATTGCCAGCCACTTGTATTGCATATAAAAGTGGCTGAACAACTCGAAGAAGTAGAGATGTCCCAATAAAGAGCCGATCGACAAACATACCAGCAATCCAACGATCAGCCAGTTCAACCAGCGGTTGACCCGTTCGGGGACTAGCCAGAATGTTCGTTTGCGAGGGGGCGGAACGGTCGAGTTCATTTTGCGTGAATAGATTATTATCTTAAATCAGTAATATCCTTATTACTTTTTCCAATGTTACATTTTAGACACAACGTCTGTAAATTATTGAATTCATCCTTTCCTCCTTTGGATCGAGGAATGATGTGGTCAACATGCAAAACAATACCATGTTCTTTAGCGCTACGTCTACAACTACAGCAAGTCCAATTGTCTCTTGCTAATACCTGATACCAAAGGCCAGCTCGTATAAATTTGTAGCTATCGAGATCCGGAAGTTGTAGTGTTGACACTTCTGCTGCTATATTCTCAACTTCTTTCGTTGACTCCTCGTTAAGCCAAATTTTTAGGTTTTTAAAGTGCGTTGGTAAGATAGGAATGGCTCCTTCGGCTAAATCATAGCAAGCATCTAGTATTGGAAATAAAAAAAGAAAGGACTGGACCAGATTATCGATGACTCGTTGGTTCGTTACTGGAAAATAATGTTCAGAAGATGTAAGCCAGAAAGGATTTTTAGTATCACTATCATCTTTTATTAGCCAGAAATGTCTTTTTGGAATAAGACGATCAAGCACTGTAATTAAATCATTGCCATCTCCAAAAGAAATTTTCCCCGCGTTTAGTAGAGTGGAAAAGATATCGTAATGCTTGGATAAAAATTTTTTAACACTGGTGATATAAGCTTCATCATAGTGACTAAAAGGCCACAATTCTACGAAAATGACGCCAATCGGCAAGACTTTAAAATATAAATACGAAGGATGAAATACATAGTTTTTTCCGTCGGATCTTTTTAAATTTAATTGTTTTTGACGATCTCTTCTCCCTGAAATACCTATATAGACTTCATTAAAATCTGCGTTATTTTTGGCGTCTTTCCGGTGGGATGGCCGGTAAACAAAAGAGTATTTTTCGAATGGGTCCACTTTATAAACTTCCCTAGCTAAAAACAAAGCGGAGTCAACTAAATGCTTAAGTCTAGGAAAGAAATAGTTCTGTAATGTATTTAGTTTTGTTTTTGTGTCGGGAATATTAAATATTTCAGTATCAATTGATTCAAAAATTATTTCTTCCACAAGTAATGAATATTTACGTTCTATTTGCCGAATAATTAGCCGATGGCTAACCTAAAATTAGGTAAAAATGTGGTAACACTAATTCTATTCGCTGACCAGAGTACCAAGGGAGACAATAGCGGTCGGCGAGGAGCGTATTTGTCGATTCCGTAATTCACCCTGTTGCTTCTTCTCAAACATACAAAAAACGCCGGACAGTCCTGCCCGGCGTTTTTTATGTGGTCAATTAAGCTCTGTTTATGGCATCAACACGCGGTCGATGATGTGGACAACCCCGTTCGAGGCTACCTGGTCGGCAGTGGTGACGTTGGCTACTGAGGTGCCATTGCCTTTACCCAGGATCGTAACCTTACCATTCGCTACGTTTGTCCGGACAGTCGTGCCCTGCGCCGTAGCGACATCGGCCCCATTCTGGAAGGTCTGCGAGAAAGCGCTGAACTTCAGAACATGATAAAGCAGGAGATTCGAAATCGTGGACTGACTGGCTGCCTGAATAGCGGCTACATCAGCATAGCCAGCTGCTTTGAAAGCATCGTTTGTTGGCGCGAACAGCGTCATGCCCGTCGAAGAAGTTGCGTTGATAGCCGCCTGAGTAGCCGCATCTGCCCGGGCAATGGCTGCCGCCAGGAACGAAAGGTTCGCGTTCGATTTAACCAGATCGGTCAGGTTCACCGTAGCAGGGGTCAATAACCGGCTGACAAGATGGACTACGCTACCTGTAGTCGGGTTATCCCCCTGTGTTATCTTACCGTTGTTAACACTGATGTCGCTGATGCTGGCTTTGTATACCGAGATTGTGCTGTTTGCCAGGGTTGTCTGATACGTAGTATTAACGCCTGTTGGTATAGCACTTCGGTCGATGCGGGAGTTTACGATATGATTGCGCAGGAGTCGTTGCAGGTCAGCAACTGGGGCCGCGTTAATGGCTGCCGCATCGGCGAAGCCACCGGCTGCAAAAGCCTCGTTCGTAGGAGCAAAAATTGTAATATTCGCCTTATTGATCTCATCCGTCAGGCCAGCCCGAAGAACGGCTGCATTCAGCAGACTCAGGCTGGTGTTCTGCGCAATGAACGAAACTGAAGCTACAACAGTAGTCGTGTTTGAGCCTGGTGTAGCCGTTGTACTGGTACCTGGTGTCGTTGTAGTACCCGAAGTCGGTGGAGTTACTGGGGTAGGATCGGTCGTACCATTTTTATCACAGCTGGCTAGGAACGGAGCCGTTGCAATAAACAGAACTGCGGTGGTTCTGTAAATACCGGAACAGATTGATCTAAACATACGTCGAGTAGCGTTAAAGTGAACAGAAAACAAAAACTTTTGTACAGAACATAGGCTTTAGGCGAGTTGTTTACGCAATAGCGATACGAAACGTTGCAAATGAGCAATGACTATTTTGTTAGTAACTGATTATATGACAGTTAGCCATATAATAGAATTAGCTGAGATATGTTGATTAAGCGGTAGATGCACAACTAAAAAAGCGGAGAGATAACCCTGTTTCCAAAGGCTAGCTCTCCGCTTTTTCGTCAAAAAAAGTCGCGCTTTCGGGCGATCAACTGCTGCTTATAGTGCCCCCTCCTTGATTTCTTCGACAACCGCCGGATCAAGTAGCGTACTGGTATCGCCGAGATTACTGGTGTCGCCTTCGGCAATTTTGCGCAGAATCCGACGCATGATTTTTCCGGAACGCGTCTTTGGTAGACCCGATACAAATTGAATTTTATCGGGTTTGGCGATTGGCCCGATGATCCGACTGACAGTGGCCAGAATATCCCGTTTCGTCAGGTCATAATCGTCATGGTCGGTATGCTCCGTGATGATGTACGCATAAATGCCCTGCCCTTTCACGTCGTGCGGATAACCAACAACGGCACTCTCGACGACACCCGTGTGCATATTGATAGCGTTTTCGACCTCGGCCGTACCGATGCGATGGCCCGATACGTTCAGTACGTCATCGACCCGACCCGTGATGCGGTAATACCCGTCCTCGTCGCGCAGACAGCCATCGCCGGTGAAATACAGACCCGGATACGTAGCGAAATACGTCTGGCGGCAACGTTCGTGATCGCCGTAGGTGGTTCGCAGAATACCTGGCCAGGGGAACTTCATGCAAAGGTTACCGCTAACGCCATTGCCTTCGATTTCTTTACCGTTCTCATCCACCAGAATTGGCTGAACCCCCGGCAGGGGTAGTGTAGCAAAGGCTGGTTTGGTTTTGGTAACGTGCGCAATCGGCGAAATCATCAGACCGCCCGTTTCGGTTTGCCACCACGTATCTACAATAGGGCAGCGATTCTTGCCAATGTTGTCGTCGAACCAGTGCCAGGCTTCCTCGTTAATGGGTTCGCCTACCGAGCCAAGTACTTTGAGGCTGCTCAGGTCATGTCCTTTAACGTAATCCAGCCCAAAGCTCATCAGCGACCGGATGGCCGTTGGCGCCGTATAAAGAATATTGACGTTATGCTTGTCCGTAATATCCCAGAGTCGGCCGGCGTCGGGGAATGTTGGCGTGCCTTCAAATACCAGCGACGTAGCTCCGCAGGCCAGTGGTCCGTAAACGATGTAGCTGTGACCCGTAATCCAGCCGATGTCGGCCGTGCAGAAATGAACATCACCGGGCTCGTACTGGAATACATTCTGGAAGGTATAGGCGGAATAGACCATATAGCCTCCGCAGGTATGCACTACGCCCTTGGGCTTGCCTGTCGAGCCGGAAGTGTAGAGGATGAACAGCATATCTTCAGCGTCCATTTCCTCGGCTGGGCAGTCGGCTGTTACCTGTTTTAATTCCTGTTCCCACCATACGTCGCGCCCTTTGAACATCGAGACCGGTGTCCGGGTCCGGGTCAGTACGATTACTTTTTTGACGCTTGGGCAGGCAATAAGCGCGTCATCGACGGTTGCCTTAAGCGGGATTTCCTTGTTGCCCCGGTACGAACCATCGGCCGTGATCACC encodes:
- a CDS encoding Lrp/AsnC family transcriptional regulator, with the translated sequence MENLDKTDLAILELLQTDAHLTIQEIGQRINLSKTPVHERIKRLERLGVIDRYVTLLDKKKTGNQLTAFCQVTLDRQTRDAFTDFDAVISQLPEVLECNRVSGMFDYLIKIVSRDMESYNRFYQEHLSVIPGALQINSFFVMSEIKNTTILPLEGR
- a CDS encoding endonuclease/exonuclease/phosphatase family protein, with translation MNSTVPPPRKRTFWLVPERVNRWLNWLIVGLLVCLSIGSLLGHLYFFELFSHFYMQYKWLAIGLVLLSAVFRLFGGEPYAPSSVQIAALMGIYLLPINGFWSVGDLSTPPHAPLGDARIVHANVLFTRDEYKTTVDLIHNQRADLYVLQEMQLHTIRLVTTKLRREFPHWFACWSKGPCWTLVGSRTPIRVDRKLAKSMRIINLTTEIRGKTLSLVTVHPRTPVLPSWFSERNEQLTEAARITRHNALPTVLIGDFNITMFSPIYKDIFLDSPADIRNKQLLHAGRRTMTQPTWPSFLPFPLLPLDHVFGNTLCIPMFMWTLDQPGSDHRAIVSDLRIRG
- a CDS encoding HNH endonuclease, coding for MEEIIFESIDTEIFNIPDTKTKLNTLQNYFFPRLKHLVDSALFLAREVYKVDPFEKYSFVYRPSHRKDAKNNADFNEVYIGISGRRDRQKQLNLKRSDGKNYVFHPSYLYFKVLPIGVIFVELWPFSHYDEAYITSVKKFLSKHYDIFSTLLNAGKISFGDGNDLITVLDRLIPKRHFWLIKDDSDTKNPFWLTSSEHYFPVTNQRVIDNLVQSFLFLFPILDACYDLAEGAIPILPTHFKNLKIWLNEESTKEVENIAAEVSTLQLPDLDSYKFIRAGLWYQVLARDNWTCCSCRRSAKEHGIVLHVDHIIPRSKGGKDEFNNLQTLCLKCNIGKSNKDITDLR
- a CDS encoding fasciclin domain-containing protein produces the protein MFRSICSGIYRTTAVLFIATAPFLASCDKNGTTDPTPVTPPTSGTTTTPGTSTTATPGSNTTTVVASVSFIAQNTSLSLLNAAVLRAGLTDEINKANITIFAPTNEAFAAGGFADAAAINAAPVADLQRLLRNHIVNSRIDRSAIPTGVNTTYQTTLANSTISVYKASISDISVNNGKITQGDNPTTGSVVHLVSRLLTPATVNLTDLVKSNANLSFLAAAIARADAATQAAINATSSTGMTLFAPTNDAFKAAGYADVAAIQAASQSTISNLLLYHVLKFSAFSQTFQNGADVATAQGTTVRTNVANGKVTILGKGNGTSVANVTTADQVASNGVVHIIDRVLMP
- the acs gene encoding acetate--CoA ligase, translating into MRIRTFEEYQTAYQKSVEDPEAFWAEVAQDFQWRKPWTKTLQWNFDEPNVKWFIGGKLNITENCLDRHLETRGDQPAIIWEPNDPNEAGVTLTYRMLHDQVCRFANVLKRNGVVKGDRICIYMPMVPELAIAVLACARIGAVHSVVFGGFSAQSIADRINDAQCKLVITADGSYRGNKEIPLKATVDDALIACPSVKKVIVLTRTRTPVSMFKGRDVWWEQELKQVTADCPAEEMDAEDMLFILYTSGSTGKPKGVVHTCGGYMVYSAYTFQNVFQYEPGDVHFCTADIGWITGHSYIVYGPLACGATSLVFEGTPTFPDAGRLWDITDKHNVNILYTAPTAIRSLMSFGLDYVKGHDLSSLKVLGSVGEPINEEAWHWFDDNIGKNRCPIVDTWWQTETGGLMISPIAHVTKTKPAFATLPLPGVQPILVDENGKEIEGNGVSGNLCMKFPWPGILRTTYGDHERCRQTYFATYPGLYFTGDGCLRDEDGYYRITGRVDDVLNVSGHRIGTAEVENAINMHTGVVESAVVGYPHDVKGQGIYAYIITEHTDHDDYDLTKRDILATVSRIIGPIAKPDKIQFVSGLPKTRSGKIMRRILRKIAEGDTSNLGDTSTLLDPAVVEEIKEGAL